From the Bubalus kerabau isolate K-KA32 ecotype Philippines breed swamp buffalo chromosome 2, PCC_UOA_SB_1v2, whole genome shotgun sequence genome, one window contains:
- the HELT gene encoding hairy and enhancer of split-related protein HELT isoform X2, giving the protein MSDKLKERKRTPVSHKVIEKRRRDRINRCLNELGKTVPMALAKQSSGKLEKAEILEMTVQYLRALHSADFPRGREKELLAEFANYFHYGYHECMKNLVHYLTTVERMETKDTKYARILAFLQSKARLGTEPAFQPLGSLPEPDFSYQLHPAGPEFAGHSPGEASVFPQGAAPGPFAWPHGASRSPALPYLPSAPVALPSPAQQHSAFLAPGQGLDRHYLNLIGHAHPSALNLHAPQHPPVL; this is encoded by the exons ATGTCAGACAAGCTCAAGGAACGCAAA AGAACCCCCGTTTCCCACAAAGTGATAGAAAAGCGGAGAAGAGACCGGATTAACCGCTGTTTGAACGAGCTGGGCAAGACGGTGCCTATGGCCCTGGCGAAGCAG AGTTCCgggaagctggagaaggcagagATCCTCGAGATGACCGTGCAGTACCTGAGAGCCCTACACTCCGCCGATTTTCCCCGGGGAAGGGAAAAAG AGTTGCTAGCAGAGTTTGCCAACTACTTCCACTATGGCTACCACGAGTGCATGAAGAACCTAGTGCATTACCTCACCACCGTGGAGCGGATGGAGACCAAGGACACCAAGTACGCACGCATCCTcgccttcttgcagtccaaggcccGCTTGGGCACCGAGCCCGCCTTCCAGCCACTGGGTTCGCTCCCCGAGCCGGATTTCTCTTACCAGCTGCACCCAGCGGGGCCCGAATTCGCGGGCCACAGCCCGGGTGAGGCGTCCGTGTTCCCGCAGGGCGCGGCGCCGGGGCCCTTCGCCTGGCCGCACGGCGCGTCCCGCAGCCCCGCGCTGCCCTACCTGCCCAGCGCGCCCGTGGCGCTCCCGAGCCCCGCGCAGCAGCACAGCGCCTTCCTGGCGCCCGGGCAGGGCCTGGACCGCCACTACCTGAACCTCATCGGCCACGCGCACCCCAGCGCCCTAAACCTGCACGCGCCCCAGCACCCCCCGGTGCTCTGA
- the HELT gene encoding hairy and enhancer of split-related protein HELT isoform X1: MSDKLKERKRTPVSHKVIEKRRRDRINRCLNELGKTVPMALAKQSSGKLEKAEILEMTVQYLRALHSADFPRGREKAELLAEFANYFHYGYHECMKNLVHYLTTVERMETKDTKYARILAFLQSKARLGTEPAFQPLGSLPEPDFSYQLHPAGPEFAGHSPGEASVFPQGAAPGPFAWPHGASRSPALPYLPSAPVALPSPAQQHSAFLAPGQGLDRHYLNLIGHAHPSALNLHAPQHPPVL; this comes from the exons ATGTCAGACAAGCTCAAGGAACGCAAA AGAACCCCCGTTTCCCACAAAGTGATAGAAAAGCGGAGAAGAGACCGGATTAACCGCTGTTTGAACGAGCTGGGCAAGACGGTGCCTATGGCCCTGGCGAAGCAG AGTTCCgggaagctggagaaggcagagATCCTCGAGATGACCGTGCAGTACCTGAGAGCCCTACACTCCGCCGATTTTCCCCGGGGAAGGGAAAAAG CAGAGTTGCTAGCAGAGTTTGCCAACTACTTCCACTATGGCTACCACGAGTGCATGAAGAACCTAGTGCATTACCTCACCACCGTGGAGCGGATGGAGACCAAGGACACCAAGTACGCACGCATCCTcgccttcttgcagtccaaggcccGCTTGGGCACCGAGCCCGCCTTCCAGCCACTGGGTTCGCTCCCCGAGCCGGATTTCTCTTACCAGCTGCACCCAGCGGGGCCCGAATTCGCGGGCCACAGCCCGGGTGAGGCGTCCGTGTTCCCGCAGGGCGCGGCGCCGGGGCCCTTCGCCTGGCCGCACGGCGCGTCCCGCAGCCCCGCGCTGCCCTACCTGCCCAGCGCGCCCGTGGCGCTCCCGAGCCCCGCGCAGCAGCACAGCGCCTTCCTGGCGCCCGGGCAGGGCCTGGACCGCCACTACCTGAACCTCATCGGCCACGCGCACCCCAGCGCCCTAAACCTGCACGCGCCCCAGCACCCCCCGGTGCTCTGA